The Raoultibacter phocaeensis genome contains a region encoding:
- the atpG gene encoding ATP synthase F1 subunit gamma has product MPNLHDIERRIKSVSSTKQITRTMEMVAAAKIRRATERAVAATPYSISMVEILANVAERVGGSENALLQKHDEVKNVLVVVIVSDRGLAGGFNSNVLRHVERLIKEKSAQGANVHIAACGKKAIGYFNYRKIEPVIEFKDLSADPTVDEAAALATYAIAGYVDGSLDEVIVVFNHAKNAAEQVLRQELVLPIDSEVLLGEIADNVVMPSGDHPDEATSEAERLQVNRSRDALPGDVVFEPDAATVLDRLLPAYVRTTLYHALLDSAAAEQGARRTAMKSATDNANDMVDSLTRLYNRVRQGAITTEISEIVGGAAALED; this is encoded by the coding sequence ATGCCCAACCTTCACGACATAGAAAGACGAATCAAATCCGTCTCTTCGACGAAGCAGATCACGCGCACCATGGAGATGGTCGCTGCTGCCAAGATCCGTCGCGCAACCGAGCGCGCCGTCGCGGCCACGCCGTACTCCATCTCCATGGTTGAGATTCTGGCGAACGTCGCCGAGCGTGTAGGTGGCTCTGAGAACGCCTTGCTGCAAAAGCATGACGAAGTGAAAAACGTGCTCGTTGTAGTCATCGTGTCGGACCGAGGCCTTGCGGGCGGCTTCAACAGCAACGTGCTGCGTCACGTCGAGCGCCTCATCAAGGAGAAGAGCGCGCAAGGCGCGAACGTCCATATCGCCGCCTGCGGGAAAAAGGCCATCGGCTATTTCAACTACCGCAAGATCGAGCCGGTCATCGAGTTCAAGGATCTGTCCGCCGACCCGACGGTCGACGAGGCCGCCGCGCTTGCAACGTACGCTATCGCAGGGTACGTCGATGGGAGCCTCGACGAGGTCATCGTCGTGTTCAACCATGCGAAGAATGCGGCCGAACAGGTGCTGCGCCAAGAGCTCGTCTTGCCGATCGACTCGGAGGTTTTGCTCGGGGAGATAGCCGACAACGTGGTCATGCCTTCGGGCGATCACCCGGACGAGGCGACCTCTGAGGCGGAAAGGCTGCAGGTCAACCGTTCGCGCGACGCTCTTCCGGGCGATGTCGTGTTCGAGCCTGACGCCGCGACCGTTCTCGATAGGCTGCTCCCGGCATACGTTCGGACCACCCTTTACCACGCGCTGCTCGATTCTGCCGCTGCCGAGCAGGGTGCTCGCCGTACGGCAATGAAGTCGGCAACCGATAATGCTAACGACATGGTCGATTCTTTGACCAGATTGTACAACCGTGTTCGCCAGGGCGCCATCACCACCGAGATTTCGGAGATCGTTGGCGGCGCCGCGGCATTGGAGGATTAA
- a CDS encoding MerR family transcriptional regulator: MFSESPNTTLYDDKTAKRYDIKDAARYLDIAPSTLRYWESEGLVRSERNPENDYRQYSLHSLIDASEIAFYRQIGVPVKELKHYHALTVDALDEALERTEASIERRMAELAASRERLAKQRGLNAQAEALRSAGMRPRTPSIDRLVAIEYDNPLHWMLLVDEPWRYGLFIDAADPDTALEGIVEGPAAQGDADVRLAGVSGGSASSEPTGESTSVLWECRKRGHRQPSLECLLRIAPYGSTSNVQDLLSKASQRGINPTAIVATYLVTGAETSDGPRWDYYHAWIIGDERDNVVPR; encoded by the coding sequence ATGTTCTCCGAATCTCCAAATACCACGTTGTACGATGATAAAACCGCGAAACGCTATGACATCAAAGACGCGGCCCGCTACCTCGACATCGCACCTTCGACGCTGCGCTATTGGGAAAGCGAAGGGCTCGTGCGCTCAGAGCGCAATCCTGAAAACGACTATCGCCAGTATTCGCTTCACAGCCTCATCGATGCGAGCGAGATCGCCTTTTATCGTCAGATCGGTGTTCCGGTGAAGGAACTGAAGCACTATCATGCGCTCACCGTGGACGCGCTCGATGAAGCGCTGGAGCGTACCGAGGCGAGCATCGAGCGTCGCATGGCCGAGCTTGCGGCTTCGCGCGAGCGGCTTGCGAAACAGCGTGGCCTCAACGCGCAAGCCGAAGCGCTCCGATCAGCCGGCATGCGCCCGAGAACGCCGAGCATCGATCGGCTCGTCGCCATAGAGTACGACAATCCCCTGCATTGGATGCTGCTCGTCGACGAGCCGTGGCGCTACGGCCTGTTCATCGACGCCGCCGATCCCGACACCGCACTCGAAGGCATCGTCGAGGGGCCGGCGGCACAGGGCGATGCGGATGTTCGGCTCGCAGGCGTTTCGGGGGGAAGCGCATCGAGCGAACCTACGGGCGAAAGCACCTCGGTCCTCTGGGAGTGCCGCAAACGAGGGCATCGCCAGCCGAGCCTCGAGTGCCTGCTTCGCATCGCCCCGTACGGCAGCACATCGAACGTGCAGGATCTTCTCTCGAAAGCCTCGCAACGCGGCATAAACCCCACCGCCATCGTAGCAACCTATCTCGTCACCGGTGCTGAAACCTCCGACGGACCCCGCTGGGACTACTACCACGCCTGGATAATCGGCGACGAACGCGATAACGTTGTACCGCGCTGA
- a CDS encoding helix-turn-helix transcriptional regulator: MSAEVFPRQSLSSALLLVAVGGFSLFWAVFLSMLMRNSFLDVDIENLWHHLVLRIAFFIGFGLCSFALSRTADGTIGKRRRGAMYALVVLFSVIAAASSASYFVTQTAHALPFDLVAWALSGIGLCCLFFLWIEAVAAVSPSSTVKCLALSVVCGSGFYLIITMLPSPFNIAMLAVCPLISLGILKAMPQSGEQPEAAEIPLSESKKNAHLSGAFGAIYVIYGIVFGLGAGSITQIAGDATLFVGIAALTALGALAAFGFMTRFSGRIEQGNMLKMVFPFLVIALVPMSFMSDMVYALCNLLLMGAYVFLLLSSIAFELQTARARRASYLFFVGMSQTALSAGLAVGYGLGLLASGTGAVNLSVLSGIALGLVVLLAAFVTFAPIERPLMHEAVAPEAQGDAQQDEADTGDRDVDHEQGHWKASCTALAERYGLSPRETEVFFYLAKGRGIEHIQNQLYISSHTVKTHTYNIYRKMNIGSREELLDLIEAEKQTLRGE; the protein is encoded by the coding sequence ATGAGTGCCGAAGTTTTCCCACGTCAATCGCTATCATCGGCACTTCTCCTCGTAGCGGTCGGCGGGTTTTCGCTCTTCTGGGCGGTCTTTCTTTCCATGCTGATGCGCAACTCGTTTCTCGATGTCGATATCGAGAACCTCTGGCATCATCTCGTATTGAGAATCGCCTTTTTCATCGGGTTCGGCCTATGCAGCTTCGCGCTGTCGCGCACCGCCGACGGCACCATCGGAAAGCGGCGGCGGGGCGCCATGTACGCTCTCGTCGTGCTGTTCTCGGTGATCGCAGCGGCTTCTTCTGCGTCGTATTTCGTCACGCAAACGGCTCATGCCCTGCCGTTCGATCTCGTTGCATGGGCGCTTTCGGGCATTGGGTTGTGCTGTTTGTTCTTTCTCTGGATCGAAGCGGTTGCTGCCGTCTCGCCCTCGTCGACCGTGAAATGCCTCGCGCTTTCCGTCGTGTGCGGAAGCGGCTTCTACCTCATCATCACCATGCTTCCCTCCCCCTTCAACATCGCCATGCTCGCCGTATGCCCGCTTATCAGCCTCGGCATCCTCAAGGCCATGCCGCAAAGCGGCGAGCAGCCCGAAGCCGCTGAAATTCCCTTGAGCGAATCGAAGAAGAACGCCCATCTGTCGGGGGCGTTCGGCGCGATCTACGTGATATACGGCATCGTATTCGGCTTGGGAGCAGGATCGATCACCCAGATCGCGGGCGATGCGACGCTGTTCGTGGGCATCGCCGCGCTCACGGCACTCGGAGCGCTCGCAGCGTTCGGCTTCATGACGCGTTTTTCGGGCCGCATCGAGCAGGGCAACATGCTCAAGATGGTGTTCCCGTTTCTCGTGATCGCGCTCGTGCCCATGTCGTTCATGTCCGATATGGTCTATGCGCTCTGCAACCTGCTGCTCATGGGCGCGTACGTGTTTCTGCTCTTATCGAGCATCGCGTTCGAGCTCCAGACGGCCCGCGCACGACGCGCGTCGTACCTGTTCTTTGTCGGCATGAGCCAAACGGCGCTTTCGGCCGGCCTCGCCGTAGGCTACGGGCTCGGGCTGCTGGCTTCGGGCACGGGAGCCGTGAACCTCTCGGTGCTCTCGGGTATCGCGCTTGGCCTTGTCGTCCTGCTTGCCGCGTTCGTCACGTTCGCGCCGATCGAAAGGCCCCTGATGCACGAAGCGGTTGCTCCCGAGGCCCAAGGCGATGCGCAGCAGGACGAAGCCGACACAGGCGACCGCGACGTCGACCACGAGCAGGGCCACTGGAAGGCGAGCTGTACGGCCCTCGCAGAGCGCTACGGGCTCTCGCCGCGCGAAACCGAGGTGTTCTTCTACCTTGCGAAGGGACGCGGCATCGAGCACATCCAAAACCAGCTCTACATTTCGAGCCATACGGTCAAAACGCATACCTACAACATCTACCGCAAGATGAACATCGGCTCACGCGAAGAGCTTCTCGACCTCATCGAGGCCGAGAAGCAAACGCTGCGCGGCGAATGA
- the atpC gene encoding ATP synthase F1 subunit epsilon yields the protein MAKLICDIVTPAAKLYSDEAYMVVVPGVEGEMGYLHGHVPLVSALADGIVRIQREKEGGDKQRFALQGGYVEVTGDKVIILADRALPVSDIDAAAAREKLGELEAQLAALSEEEARKTPLSSDIAWCKLQIAAVE from the coding sequence ATGGCAAAGCTGATATGCGACATCGTGACTCCTGCGGCTAAGCTTTACTCCGACGAAGCATATATGGTGGTCGTACCCGGCGTCGAAGGCGAAATGGGTTATCTGCACGGCCACGTGCCGCTGGTTTCAGCGCTCGCGGACGGTATCGTCCGCATCCAGCGCGAAAAAGAGGGCGGCGACAAGCAGCGCTTTGCACTGCAGGGCGGGTATGTCGAGGTGACGGGTGATAAGGTTATCATCCTTGCCGACCGCGCGCTTCCGGTGTCTGATATCGACGCGGCAGCCGCCCGCGAAAAGCTCGGCGAACTCGAGGCCCAGCTTGCGGCGCTCTCCGAAGAGGAAGCCAGAAAGACTCCGCTTAGCTCGGACATTGCCTGGTGCAAACTGCAGATCGCCGCAGTCGAGTAA
- the atpA gene encoding F0F1 ATP synthase subunit alpha yields the protein MLVTEITAKSIDEALRKQLDALNTSVESREVGTVIQVGDGIARVDGLKDAMAGELLEFVGQNGQVVYGLAQNLEEDEVGAVLLGDVTAIKENDQVKTTGRIVEVPSGKGMLGRVVNPLGMPIDGKGPIKADGMRPVEFKAPGVISRQPVHEPMQTGILAIDSMIPIGRGQRELIIGDRQTGKTAIAVDAIINQKNQNMICIYVAIGQKASTVAGIVETLERYNAMDNTIIVSASASDSAPLQYIAPMAGAAMGEYFMYNGEDGKPASAENPGRHVLIIYDDLSKQAVAYRQMSLTLRRPPGREAYPGDIFYLHSRLLERAVKMSEENGSGSMTALPIIETQAGDVSAYIPTNVISITDGQIFLVTDLFYQGQRPAVDVGISVSRVGGSAQIKAMKQVAGSLRLDLASYRELQAFTQFGSDLDKATLDQLNRGARMTELLKQGRYAPMPVEEQAVAIYAGGHGYLDDIEVSDVVRFRGEMLEFLRASHSEIFENIVKEKKFTEAIETDLNAAIESFKNQFSPSASA from the coding sequence ATGCTAGTGACTGAAATCACCGCAAAGTCTATTGACGAGGCACTGCGCAAGCAACTCGATGCCCTCAATACCAGTGTCGAATCGCGCGAGGTCGGAACCGTCATCCAGGTGGGCGACGGTATCGCGCGCGTCGACGGGTTGAAGGACGCTATGGCAGGCGAGCTTCTCGAGTTCGTCGGCCAGAACGGACAGGTCGTCTACGGCTTGGCTCAGAACCTCGAAGAGGACGAAGTCGGCGCCGTGCTCCTCGGTGACGTCACCGCAATCAAGGAAAACGACCAGGTCAAAACGACCGGCCGTATCGTAGAAGTTCCCTCGGGCAAAGGCATGCTCGGTCGTGTCGTGAACCCGCTCGGCATGCCGATCGACGGCAAGGGCCCGATCAAGGCAGACGGCATGCGCCCGGTCGAGTTCAAAGCTCCCGGCGTTATCTCTCGTCAGCCCGTACACGAGCCCATGCAGACCGGTATCCTCGCGATCGACTCGATGATCCCGATCGGACGCGGCCAGCGCGAGCTCATCATCGGCGACCGCCAGACCGGCAAGACCGCCATCGCGGTCGATGCGATCATCAACCAGAAGAACCAGAACATGATCTGCATCTACGTCGCCATCGGTCAGAAGGCGTCCACCGTTGCGGGCATCGTCGAGACCCTTGAGCGCTACAACGCCATGGACAACACGATCATCGTGAGCGCTTCGGCTTCCGATTCCGCTCCCTTGCAGTACATCGCGCCGATGGCCGGTGCTGCCATGGGCGAGTACTTCATGTACAACGGCGAAGACGGCAAGCCGGCATCGGCCGAGAACCCGGGTCGCCACGTGCTCATCATCTACGACGATCTGTCCAAGCAGGCTGTGGCCTACCGCCAGATGTCGTTGACGCTGCGCCGTCCTCCGGGACGCGAAGCGTATCCTGGCGATATCTTCTATCTGCATTCGCGCCTGTTGGAGCGTGCGGTCAAGATGTCCGAGGAGAACGGTTCCGGTTCTATGACCGCGCTTCCGATCATCGAAACGCAGGCAGGCGACGTGTCGGCCTACATTCCCACCAACGTGATTTCGATCACCGACGGCCAGATCTTCCTCGTGACCGACCTGTTCTATCAGGGTCAGCGTCCCGCGGTCGACGTCGGCATCTCGGTGTCGCGCGTGGGCGGCTCCGCTCAGATCAAGGCCATGAAGCAGGTTGCAGGCTCGCTGCGCCTCGACCTCGCATCGTATCGCGAGCTCCAGGCGTTCACCCAGTTCGGAAGCGATCTGGACAAGGCGACGCTCGATCAGCTGAACCGCGGTGCGCGTATGACCGAGCTTCTGAAGCAGGGTCGTTACGCACCGATGCCGGTTGAGGAGCAGGCTGTCGCCATCTATGCCGGCGGTCACGGCTATCTCGACGATATCGAAGTGAGCGACGTCGTTCGCTTCCGCGGAGAGATGCTCGAGTTCCTGCGTGCTTCGCATTCGGAGATCTTCGAGAACATCGTGAAAGAGAAGAAATTCACCGAAGCGATCGAGACCGATCTGAACGCCGCTATCGAGTCGTTCAAGAACCAGTTCTCGCCCTCGGCTTCGGCGTAA
- a CDS encoding molybdopterin-dependent oxidoreductase has product METDYKLVDHEKPFHYREGDYDVTRGCAWTGPGCHLGCGVIMYTDDEGKLVKCEGDPEDPWTDGRLCMRCLDVPEVTNHKERLQYPMKRDPKDRGKDIWERITWDEAYELITEKFMDMKEKYGAESVIFAQGTGRDIAAYITRLSWSFGSPNYTGLLSGQACYLPRIAGMAATTGHPWIPDAAQQFPERYDHPDYEVPEVMFVWGNYPLKSNIEGFYGHWVIDLMKRGMKLVTVDPKVTWLASKSELHLRVRPGTDAALALGMMKIIIEEDLYDHEFVDEWCYGFEELKERAAEFDVKRVSEITWVPEDKIIAAARMLGNAKNSTLQWGVAVDMTREAMPAGQAILALWEITGNMERPGGMIVAPEILSVAGGWGREVLGPEQEAKRIGIKDYPLYNFGFAVSQPDETVKTMETGDPYEIHGAWLQTTNPIACMGADPVRLYNALNKLDFIVVVDLFKTPTIAALADVVLPAQTFPERNGIAFVSGAQRGSTINKVTDVGECKSDMQINLELGKMWNPEAWPWDNVDEMFTDMLKPTDMSFEELQEVAPAYQPIEYYRYKTGKLRADGKPGFNTPTGRIELWSNFYNQAGLDPLPYFEEPEPGPTSTPELMEEFPLVMTSGARFWGMFHSEHRQIERMRYYRPWPLMEIHPETAAKYGINDGDWVWMEGPMGRAKRKAKLTPIMDRRIVSCDHGWWFPEGDPEKFYDVFDLNINNTLPWIPGKSGFGSNYKSSICKIYKVEGEE; this is encoded by the coding sequence ATGGAAACCGATTACAAACTGGTAGACCATGAGAAACCGTTCCACTATCGCGAGGGGGACTACGACGTTACACGCGGGTGCGCATGGACGGGTCCGGGCTGCCATTTGGGCTGCGGCGTCATCATGTATACGGACGATGAGGGCAAGCTCGTCAAATGCGAGGGCGATCCGGAGGACCCGTGGACCGACGGACGTTTGTGCATGCGCTGCCTCGACGTGCCCGAGGTAACCAACCACAAAGAGCGCCTGCAGTACCCCATGAAGCGCGATCCGAAAGACCGCGGCAAGGACATCTGGGAGCGTATCACGTGGGATGAGGCCTACGAGCTTATCACCGAGAAGTTCATGGATATGAAGGAGAAGTACGGCGCGGAATCCGTTATCTTCGCACAGGGCACTGGTCGTGACATCGCCGCGTACATCACGCGCTTGTCCTGGTCGTTCGGATCTCCTAACTACACGGGCCTTCTTTCGGGCCAGGCGTGCTACCTGCCGCGCATCGCCGGCATGGCGGCGACGACGGGTCATCCTTGGATTCCCGATGCCGCGCAGCAGTTCCCCGAGCGCTACGACCATCCCGACTACGAAGTGCCCGAAGTCATGTTCGTCTGGGGTAACTACCCGCTCAAGTCGAACATCGAGGGCTTCTACGGCCACTGGGTCATCGACCTCATGAAGCGCGGCATGAAGCTCGTGACCGTCGATCCGAAGGTCACGTGGCTCGCGTCGAAGTCCGAACTGCACCTGCGCGTGCGGCCCGGTACCGACGCCGCGCTCGCGCTCGGCATGATGAAGATCATCATCGAAGAGGACCTCTACGATCACGAGTTCGTCGACGAGTGGTGCTACGGCTTCGAGGAGCTCAAGGAACGAGCTGCCGAGTTCGATGTGAAGCGCGTCTCTGAGATCACCTGGGTGCCCGAGGATAAGATCATCGCCGCCGCACGCATGCTCGGTAACGCGAAGAACTCCACGCTGCAGTGGGGCGTCGCCGTCGACATGACCCGCGAAGCCATGCCGGCAGGTCAGGCCATCCTCGCACTCTGGGAGATCACGGGCAACATGGAGCGCCCGGGCGGCATGATCGTCGCTCCCGAAATCCTCTCGGTTGCCGGCGGCTGGGGCCGCGAGGTGCTGGGGCCTGAGCAGGAAGCCAAGCGCATCGGCATCAAGGATTACCCGCTCTACAACTTCGGCTTTGCGGTATCGCAGCCCGACGAGACGGTGAAGACCATGGAGACCGGCGATCCGTACGAGATCCACGGCGCATGGCTGCAGACCACCAACCCCATCGCGTGCATGGGCGCCGATCCCGTCCGTCTGTACAACGCGCTCAACAAGCTCGACTTCATCGTAGTCGTCGACCTGTTCAAGACCCCGACGATCGCGGCGCTTGCCGACGTGGTCCTGCCCGCTCAGACATTCCCCGAAAGAAACGGCATCGCATTCGTGTCGGGCGCGCAGCGCGGAAGCACCATCAACAAGGTGACCGACGTGGGCGAGTGCAAGTCAGACATGCAGATCAACTTAGAGCTCGGCAAGATGTGGAACCCCGAGGCATGGCCGTGGGACAACGTGGATGAGATGTTCACCGACATGCTCAAGCCCACCGATATGTCGTTCGAAGAACTGCAGGAAGTGGCGCCTGCCTACCAGCCCATCGAGTACTACCGCTACAAGACAGGCAAGCTCCGCGCCGACGGCAAGCCCGGCTTCAACACCCCGACTGGCCGTATCGAGCTGTGGAGCAACTTCTACAACCAAGCAGGCCTCGATCCGCTTCCGTACTTCGAGGAGCCCGAGCCCGGCCCGACGTCGACGCCTGAGCTCATGGAAGAGTTCCCCTTGGTCATGACGAGCGGCGCGCGTTTCTGGGGCATGTTCCACTCCGAGCATCGCCAGATCGAGCGCATGCGCTACTACCGCCCCTGGCCGCTCATGGAGATCCATCCTGAGACCGCTGCGAAGTACGGCATCAATGACGGCGACTGGGTGTGGATGGAGGGCCCGATGGGACGCGCGAAGCGCAAGGCGAAGCTCACTCCCATCATGGACCGCCGCATCGTATCGTGCGACCACGGCTGGTGGTTCCCCGAGGGCGATCCCGAGAAGTTCTACGACGTGTTCGACCTCAACATCAACAACACGCTGCCTTGGATCCCCGGCAAGAGCGGATTCGGATCCAACTATAAGAGCTCGATCTGCAAGATTTACAAAGTAGAGGGGGAGGAATAA
- a CDS encoding MATE family efflux transporter, whose amino-acid sequence MITRSMVREYLKYIVPTMLTFTLASVYSIVDGVFVGHAVGNAGLAGINVAFPLVALVMAIGTGIGMGGGVISSIAKGAADDAKSRCAVGTTFLMLLVAALPIMAALFLFAEPILTALGGRGETLSQAVSYIAVIAWGVPFQIFVTGCTPLIRNQGKVAYAMVVQVFAGLMNVVLDYVFVILFGWGTAGAALATVLSQVAAFVLVAVFFLLKRNRIAGRDLRIDGGIAAHVLKLGLAPFGLTLLPEATVVAINVNAVAYGGETAVAAYAVIAYTACVIQMLIQGVGDGSQPLISKHYGAGDADGVRRFRNTNYLITISIGVLGLAAMFAFREEIPLLFGATGDAAVLVAWALPIFSIAYIFYGFTHASTSYFYAVDDARASNTIVYGEAVLVVLVVFGLARLAGLDGIWLSVTVVQMILACVAGVLLRRRHCTRVKAAAAKPAFEQS is encoded by the coding sequence ATGATTACGCGTTCTATGGTGAGGGAATACCTCAAGTACATCGTGCCTACGATGCTCACGTTCACGCTGGCAAGCGTTTACAGCATTGTCGACGGCGTGTTTGTAGGCCATGCGGTGGGAAATGCGGGACTAGCCGGGATCAACGTGGCGTTTCCGCTTGTTGCGCTCGTCATGGCAATCGGTACCGGCATTGGCATGGGCGGCGGCGTTATCTCGTCCATCGCGAAGGGTGCGGCAGACGATGCCAAGTCGCGGTGCGCCGTGGGTACGACGTTTCTCATGCTGCTCGTTGCAGCGCTTCCCATTATGGCTGCGCTTTTCCTGTTTGCAGAACCCATCCTTACCGCACTCGGCGGCAGGGGGGAGACGCTTTCCCAGGCGGTTTCCTACATTGCCGTCATTGCATGGGGCGTGCCGTTCCAGATATTCGTAACCGGCTGCACGCCGCTCATCCGCAACCAGGGCAAGGTGGCTTACGCTATGGTGGTGCAGGTGTTCGCCGGTCTCATGAACGTGGTGTTGGACTATGTGTTCGTGATCCTCTTCGGATGGGGGACCGCTGGTGCCGCACTTGCGACGGTGCTCTCTCAGGTTGCTGCGTTCGTACTCGTGGCGGTGTTCTTCCTGCTGAAGAGAAACCGCATCGCGGGGCGCGATCTGCGCATCGACGGCGGCATCGCCGCGCACGTGCTCAAGCTTGGCCTCGCGCCGTTCGGGCTCACGCTGCTGCCCGAGGCAACCGTTGTGGCCATCAACGTGAACGCGGTCGCATACGGCGGCGAAACGGCGGTTGCCGCGTATGCGGTCATCGCGTATACCGCTTGCGTGATCCAGATGCTCATCCAGGGCGTCGGCGACGGCAGCCAGCCGCTCATCTCGAAACACTACGGCGCGGGCGACGCCGACGGCGTGCGGCGGTTCCGTAACACGAACTATCTCATCACCATCAGCATCGGCGTGCTCGGCCTTGCGGCCATGTTCGCCTTCCGTGAAGAGATACCGCTGCTGTTCGGTGCAACGGGAGACGCGGCCGTGCTCGTCGCGTGGGCGCTCCCCATCTTCTCGATAGCCTACATCTTCTACGGGTTCACCCATGCGTCGACATCGTACTTCTACGCGGTCGACGATGCGCGGGCCTCGAATACGATCGTGTACGGTGAGGCGGTCCTCGTGGTGCTCGTGGTGTTCGGTTTGGCGCGGCTTGCCGGTCTCGACGGCATCTGGCTGTCGGTAACCGTCGTGCAGATGATTCTCGCTTGCGTGGCGGGGGTGCTTCTGCGAAGACGGCACTGCACGCGGGTGAAGGCCGCTGCGGCGAAGCCGGCGTTCGAGCAGTCGTAG
- the atpD gene encoding F0F1 ATP synthase subunit beta gives MAETMNNASAKQGATGRIVRIVGPVVDVEFPPDAMPAIYNALTVHAQTPIGEVDTVLEVQTHLPGDLVRAVAMSSTDGLVRGVEAVDTGNPIMMPVGPNTLGRIWNVIGQPVDGKPMPEIAEWMPIHHPAPDYDTLTTTTEIFETGIKVIDLIEPFVKGGKTGLFGGAGVGKTVIIQELINNLAQEHGGTSVFTGVGERTREGTDLYLEMSESGVIDKTCLVYGQMNEPPGARLRVGLAGLTEAEYFRDQGQDVLLFIDNIFRFTQAGSEVSALLGRMPSAVGYQPTLATEMGDLQERITSTETGSITSVQAVYVPADDLTDPAPATTFAHLDAKTVLSRAIAELGIYPAVDPLESTSRALDPEIVGEEHYRVAVGVQEVLQNYKDLQDIIAILGMDELSEEQKLVVNRARKIQKYLGQPFHVAEVFTGNPGIYVKMEDTIRSFAEILDGKCDHIPEQCFVYKGAIEDVYAAYDKMAKED, from the coding sequence ATGGCTGAAACTATGAATAATGCATCGGCCAAGCAGGGAGCGACGGGGCGCATCGTCCGAATCGTCGGCCCTGTCGTCGACGTTGAGTTCCCGCCGGATGCGATGCCGGCGATCTACAACGCCTTGACCGTGCATGCACAGACCCCTATCGGGGAAGTGGATACTGTACTCGAGGTGCAAACGCACCTTCCCGGCGACCTCGTCCGCGCGGTTGCCATGTCGTCGACCGACGGTTTGGTCCGCGGCGTCGAGGCTGTCGACACCGGCAACCCCATCATGATGCCCGTGGGCCCGAACACCTTGGGCCGCATTTGGAACGTGATCGGCCAGCCCGTCGACGGCAAGCCCATGCCCGAGATCGCCGAATGGATGCCTATCCACCATCCGGCTCCCGATTACGACACCCTTACGACCACGACCGAGATCTTCGAGACCGGCATCAAGGTCATCGACCTCATCGAGCCGTTCGTCAAGGGCGGCAAGACCGGCCTCTTCGGTGGCGCAGGTGTCGGCAAGACCGTTATCATCCAGGAGCTCATCAACAACCTCGCTCAGGAGCACGGCGGCACCTCGGTGTTCACCGGCGTAGGCGAGCGTACCCGTGAGGGTACCGACCTCTACCTCGAGATGAGCGAGTCGGGCGTTATCGACAAGACCTGCCTTGTGTACGGTCAGATGAACGAGCCTCCCGGAGCTCGTCTGCGCGTAGGCCTCGCCGGCCTCACCGAGGCGGAGTACTTCCGCGATCAGGGCCAGGACGTGCTTCTGTTCATCGACAACATCTTCCGCTTCACGCAGGCGGGTTCCGAGGTGTCGGCGCTTCTCGGCCGTATGCCCTCCGCTGTAGGCTATCAGCCCACGCTCGCTACCGAAATGGGCGACTTGCAGGAGCGCATCACTTCGACCGAGACCGGTTCGATCACGTCGGTGCAGGCTGTGTACGTGCCTGCCGACGATTTGACCGACCCCGCACCGGCGACGACCTTCGCTCACCTCGACGCGAAGACGGTTCTTTCCCGCGCCATCGCTGAGCTCGGCATCTACCCGGCTGTCGATCCGCTCGAGTCCACCTCCCGTGCACTCGATCCCGAGATCGTCGGCGAGGAGCACTACCGCGTTGCGGTCGGCGTCCAGGAAGTCCTGCAGAACTACAAGGACCTTCAGGACATCATCGCCATCCTCGGCATGGACGAGCTTTCCGAAGAGCAGAAGCTCGTCGTGAACCGCGCCCGTAAGATCCAGAAGTACCTGGGCCAGCCGTTCCACGTGGCCGAGGTCTTCACCGGCAACCCGGGCATCTACGTCAAGATGGAGGACACGATCCGTTCGTTCGCCGAGATCTTGGACGGCAAGTGCGACCATATCCCCGAGCAGTGCTTCGTGTACAAAGGCGCTATCGAGGACGTGTACGCAGCGTACGATAAGATGGCGAAGGAAGACTAA
- a CDS encoding oxidoreductase has translation MAKFGILVDAQWCSGCHSCEIACQMEHGLPVGQTGIQVVKIGPWPIGDEADDNWQFSYLPIPTKQCDTCAARRGLGKVPTCVQHCQSKCLEFGPLEELSQTLDQKQKTLFVVA, from the coding sequence ATGGCAAAGTTCGGAATTTTGGTGGATGCCCAGTGGTGCTCGGGCTGCCACTCTTGCGAGATCGCCTGCCAGATGGAACACGGGCTGCCCGTCGGCCAGACCGGCATCCAAGTCGTGAAGATCGGCCCCTGGCCCATCGGCGACGAAGCCGACGACAACTGGCAGTTCTCGTACCTGCCCATCCCGACCAAGCAGTGCGATACCTGCGCCGCACGTCGCGGACTCGGCAAGGTGCCCACCTGCGTGCAGCACTGCCAGTCGAAGTGCCTTGAGTTCGGGCCCCTCGAAGAGCTCAGCCAGACGCTTGATCAGAAGCAGAAGACGCTGTTCGTGGTTGCGTAA